The following is a genomic window from Bacillus sp. FJAT-52991.
AGTGGTGAGTGTTGCACATGTTGGTGGTGTAGACCCAGAGGCAAGTCATTCAACCATCGAAACACGCGCAGCGATCGTAGAAGAATTGATGAAGCTTTTAAAAATCGATCATGTTTCAGTTAAAGAGCATCATGCCATTGTTCGAGGAAAACTAGGTGAGTACTCGATTCATTTAGGAAGTGGAGTTATTCACCAAATTGGTGGACAAATGATTCCAGTGATTGCCGTACCATCGCAGCATCGCGGACGCATCTTCCTACCATTTGCGGACGAAGATCCACGTACAGCTGAAATCATGTCGAAAATTCTATTATTTAGTGAAGACGAAAAAATTAAAGATCCAATGATTTTAGAAAATATTCGATAAAGTGAAACTTCAATCAGCGGGGGTTTTCTTTATCCCCCACTGATTGTTAGTTGAACGGATCGGGCGTTTACGGGCTGTTGATCCCCCACCTACACAACTACGTTCCTTCTGCCATGTTGAGGTGGGGGTCTTACAGCCCGTTAATGCGGGATAAAAAAGAAGGGCTGTCGCAGAAAGTCAGTTTTCACTGACTTTCTGTACAGCCCATTTTTATTATAAAATTTGCGAGAAATAATTTTTACTGAATCCGGATTGATTTACTGACTTAGATTACATTTTTACTGAATTCACACACCGCATCAAAAAGACTGCCCCGAAGGACAGCCTTTTTGATTATTACCCGAGAACAAACCCTCTTGCTCCGAAAATTTTTAAGGTGATACCAACTTACATATTCTGTGATTTCTCTCTAGTTCTCGTCAAAGAATAAGCACTAGCCCATGAGGCAATGGGAATAATCAACGCAATGCCAATTCCAGAACAAAAGATCGTGATGATTTCCGCACTAAATACTTTTGAATTGATGATTTCTCCAAAAGAATACGATAAATCTTTAAACCATATGAGCAATCCCAAATAGCCTCCAAAGAAGGCAAAAAATAATGTATTGGTATCTGTTCCTAAGATATCCCTGCCAACGTTTAAGCCTGATCGGAATAAATCTTTCTTGCCGAGTAATGGATTGTGATGGAATATTTCATGCATGGAAGATGTAATAGAAATGGCCACATCCATCATCGCCCCTATTGCGCTCATAATAATGACCGAAGCGGCAATTTTAACAAAATCTACTCCAATATAAAGGGAAAAAATGCTAAGCTCCT
Proteins encoded in this region:
- a CDS encoding YibE/F family protein, which encodes MNVLLLLAVILFILMVLIGGKKGARSFFSLFLNFGVILLTILFMLDPHINSIIVTLIACVMISCINLFYINEVNGKTITAFIATLITIIILLLFIHIVTKHTMIQGFGEEEIEELSIFSLYIGVDFVKIAASVIIMSAIGAMMDVAISITSSMHEIFHHNPLLGKKDLFRSGLNVGRDILGTDTNTLFFAFFGGYLGLLIWFKDLSYSFGEIINSKVFSAEIITIFCSGIGIALIIPIASWASAYSLTRTREKSQNM